Below is a genomic region from Arcobacter sp. F2176.
AAATTTATAAATAGCAATTTAGGAGTTTCTGGATTTTATTCAAGTACCTTATTTGAGTATAAAGATGAATTTCTTACTTATTTAGATGATTCAATTGAACTAGGAAGAAGTTTTGTTCAACCAAAATATTGGGGTAGTCGTGCCTTAGATTATCTTTGGTATGGGATTGGTGCATATTTAAAAACTTATCCGCAAATAAAATACATGTATGGCCCTGTATCTATTTCAGCCTCATTACCTAAGATTGCAAAAGATATGCTTGTATTTTATTATTCACACTATTATTCAAGTGAAAAAGTTCTATTAGAATCAAAAATTCCATATCAATACTCTATTGATTTAAAATCACTAAAAATGATGTTTGAATTAAATGATAAAAAAAATGATTTTAAAATATTAAAAACAGCCCTTTCAAATATGGGAATTGCAGTACCAACACTATATAAACAATATTCTGAACTTTGTGAAGAAGGGGGAGTAAATTTTCAAGGCTTTAATGTAGACCCTGATTTTTCAAACTGCGTAGATGGTCTTATTGTGGTTGAAATAGATAAAGTAAAAGATAAACAAAAATCTAGATATATGAAATAAGATACTTTATAAGTATCTTATTTATGTGAAAAATCTATACTACAAACTTTAGTTTCATCAACTAAAGCTTTTGCGACTACTTGGTCATCAACAATTATATGTTCTAAGTGTAAACCTTCTAAATTTTTCATATCTTCTGTTTTTGTAATTTTTACTATTGTTTTAGTATTTTTTGTCAATTCATTAATACTTTCACAAACAATTCTTAATTGTGCTGGATTATCAATGGCTACTATAATGGCACAAGAGCTTCTAATATTTACAGATTCTAAAATATGTTTGTGTGCTGCATTTCCAAAAATAATAGGTTCATTATCATCTTTTCCCATTTTATAGAATAAAATTTTGTTTTCTATAATAATATAATCATTATTAAGCTCTTTTAGCTCCCGTACAATCTCTTGTCCCAAGTGCCCATACCCAAGAACTACTACATGCCCTTTTAAATCTTTATCAACAGCTAGAGTGTTAGTAGTATCCATAATATCATCTGGTAATAAAGAACTTGCAATCTTTGATAAGTTTTTAAGTGCAAGGGGAGTTAAAATCATTGATAAAACAATAGTTACAATTAAAATTTGTGTATGAGTTGCATTTAACAAGTTTGCACTTCTTGCTAACTCTAATATTGCTAGGGAAAATTCACCTATTTGAATCAATGAAAAAGCAGTTTTAAAAGCTACTCTTTTTGTATCATCAAGTCTAACTATTAAATAAATTATGCAATATTTTAAAACCATCAAAATAGGTAATAAAAGTAATATTGTAAATAAATGTAAATAAATTATTTCAAAATTTATTTGCATACCAACAGTTACAAAGAATACCCCTAATAACAAATTTCTAAATGGGATAAGATCTGATTCTACTTGATGTTTAAACTTTGTCTCTGAAATCATCATACCAGCAATAAAAGCTCCAAGTGAATAAGAAAATCCAAAATAGTGAGCCATATATGAAGCTCCTATTGCTATTAATAAAACAGATCCCACAAAAAGTTCTTCTGAGTTTGTTTCACTAACATGAGTTAAAAATGGCTCAAGTAAATATTTTCCACTTAAATATAATATTCCAATCAAAATAACCGCTGCAATAGTTGTTTGTAAAACTATGTATAAAACACTATTTTCAGAGTTTGTTGTAAAAATCGATATCATTAAAAGTATTGGGATTACTGCAATATCTTGCATAATCAAAATTCCCAAAACCCTTTGTCCATGTCTTTTTTTAATATCTCTAGTTTCATTGTATGTTTTTAAAACAATAGCAGTTGAAGATAAAGATAAGGCTGTTCCTATTATCATAGAAGTTTGAAAATCAAAATTTAAAATGTAAAAAGAGATAAGAACAACAATTAATGTTGTAACAATAATTTGTAAAGTTCCTGTGAAAAATACTTCTCTTTTCATTCGTATTAGAGCATTTACTGAAAATTCTAATCCAATTGTAAACATTAAAAATACTACACCAAATTCCGCAATCTCTTTTAAATCATGATTATTAACTGCTGTTTCATGTAAGCCAAATAAATAAGCTATGATTGTACCTGTGAATATATAACCAATAATAGTTGGTAATTGGAATTTCTTCAATAATAAGTTCACAAATATTGCAATAAAAATTGTAGCTACAATTATTCCTAACATATAAATCCTAATAAATTTTATAATGCATTTGTTTATACCCTTCAAGCCTTTTTTTAAAGGTTGAATTTAACATTGCATTTTTTGAGTCAAGCAAGTCAATTGCTAAACACTCCTGTCCATCTCTCCCTACTCTACCTAAGTATTGAACCAATCTTCCATAATAAGAAATTGGTGTTGCAAAAATTATTGTATTTAGATGAGGAAAATCTATTCCCTCTCCAAAATAAGAAGTTGTGGCAAGAATTAAATTGCTGTTTTCTATTTGTTCTAAATTCTCTTGTTGCTCTTTTTTACTCAAACTTCCATGTATACTAACATATTTTAAATTATTTTTTATTAATAATTCTTCTAAAATATTTATGTGTTCAATTCTATCTGTTAAAATCAATATCTTTCTATTAGTGTACTGTTTTACTTCATTTATAATCAATTCATTTCTATTTTTATCTATTGTAATTTCATTGATTAATTGAGCATAATTATCTGCTTGACTTTTAAAATCAGTATTTATAACTTTTATTCTATGAGTAAGTGTTCTTTTTTTCTTATATTCATATGATATTTGACCTAATTGTTGAAAAAGTATTGGCTCTAAACCATCTTTGCGGTTGGGTGTTGCACTAAGCCCTAAGACATATTTACCACAAAAAAGTTTTATTATTAACTCAAAAGTAACAGCTGGGATATGATGACACTCATCAACTATTACAAAGGAGTAGTTATTTATAAGTTCTGGTTGGTTTTTCAAACTTTGCATGGTAGCAATATCAAGTTTTCCAGTTAATTTATTTTTACTTTTACCTAAAAAACCTATATCCTTTTTATTCATTCCAAAATAATCAACAAATCTTTGAATCCATTGATCTAAAAGCATATTTTTATTTACTATAATTAAAGTATTTACACCTCTTAACTCTATCATCTTGGCACCAATTAAAGTTTTACCAAAACCAGGAGGTGCAACACAAATAGAAAAATCTTTTTTAATTACTTTTGATATAGCTAAATTTTGATCATCTCTTAGTTCATATTTTACTTTTGGATATTCTTGTTTATTTTCTACTCTTTTATCATCAATTGTGTATTTAACACCATTTTGTTTTAGAATTCTTAAAACAAAACCTAAAACTCCCCTTGGAAGTTTTAAATAGATTTCATCTTCTTCATAGTTTTTTATCTGTTTTGGAGTATTAAAAAGTGGTTTTCTTAAACTCAAAAGAATCTTTATTTGAGGATTATCAAAAACGGCTAAATTTTTCAATTCATTTAAAAATGATTTTGATAGATTCTTACTTTTAATATACACATAATCATATATTGTGATATTTAATGAAAAGTTTGGATACTCAACAGCATTTTCATTTTGTTTTTCCCAACTTTGAAGAGTTCTTTGTTCATTTGATTTTGCTATTTTTAATACTAAATTCTTTGGTATTTTTTGTACATTTTCCAAATAATTCCATTGATCTTCAAAGGGCAGTAAACTATTACAATCAAAAAAGACAGTTTTATTACTCTGTCTTAATTTTAAATGCAAAGGTAATTCAATATATGAACCAAAATTTGAACTATTGACAAAATCTACATTTGGATATATTTTTGCACTTATATTTGCATTTTTGATTATATTTTGCAAAAACTCTTTTGTATCACGAGCTTGAATATTCTCTTCATAAAAAAACCAAACCAAAATATCATTATATGAGTCAAACTGATAATTGCCAATTAAATTTAATTGTAGTAAAGTTGCTTCTAATTTTGAAATATCATTTTTTGAGATTTTTAAAACACCATATTTACATTGGTTGCTTATAGAAATATTATAAGTTGAAAGTTGTACTTTACCCCTTAAATGTTGTTCAATATCTTCATTTAAAAGAGGTAAATAATCACTTCCTTGGAAAGTTTTAGTAACTGGGAAATAAGACTCTTTTGAAGAGTCTTTACTAACCCATTTTTTTAAGTATACATCTGCTCTAGAAATAAACAAAGCTCTAAATAAATCAATCTTTTCATCTTTATTTAACTCTTTTTTATTTAGTTCTTTTTCTAATAGAGCTATCTCTTTTTCAATATTTAGTTTGTCTTCGTAGAGCTTACTTAATCTTTTCTGTAGTTGGTTTTTCATATGAAATATCTTCTTCTTTTGTTGATACAAAACCACCAATTCTATTCTCTATTTCATTATATCTACTTTTCAGTTCAGAATTTCTTCGAATAACTCTTCCCTCAAATTTAGCATCTTCTTCGATAATCAAATCATTATAAGTAAAATCACCAATAACTTTTCCTGCTGCTAATACTTGCATAACATTACAATCAATCTTACCATCAAAAAAACCACTTACAACTACATGATTTGCTTTAATATCACCGATTACTTCACCTGTTTTCCCAATTGAAATTGCATCAGCTTCAAGTATTACACCTTCAAATTTTCCATCTATATGAACTGTACCTTGAGTAGAAATCCCACCTATGATGCAAGTTCCTTTAGCGATTATAGTTGCTCCAGCTTCTGTTGTTCTTTTATCAGATTTACCAAATACTCCCACTGTACTCTCCTTTGTTTACTAAATATTGATTCATATTTTTTCAAATTCCAATCTATGAAATCCCTAGGATTTAAGACCATACTTGCATATCTTACTTCATAGTGCAAATGTGGACCTGTACTTCTTCCAGAATTTCCAGTCATACCTATGACCTGATTTTTTTTAATTACATCACCAAGTTTAACTTTAGTAGCACTTAAATGTGCATATACTGTTTCAAATCCAAAATTATGTGAAAGAATTATAACTCTTCCATAATCTCCTGTATTCTGTGGTTGAACATACCTAACAACTCCATCTGCTGTTGCAAAAACTGAAGTTTTAATGTGTGCTCTTAAATCAATTCCCCTATGAAATTTCTTTTCATGGGTTATTGGATGAATACGATATCCAAAATTAGCTGATACACTAATTCTTTGTAAAGGAGCACCATTTGGAATAGTTGATAACATATACATTTTTTGAGCTGGTGTTATTTTAGTTAAAGTTGCCTTTGTAATTGCTATTTGTTCATTTGCATCTCTATTTAAACCAACTATTTCTTCAATACTATCTAATTTACTACTAAGTTCTTCGATGTCTTTAACTTTACCCTTGATTTTCATTGAATAAAAAAGATTTTGAGCTTGTAGTTTCTTTTCTTTTTCTGTCAGAAGTGATATTTCTTTCTCTTTTTTACTTTTAAAATCACTAATTTCATTTGATAAAAAAGAGATAAACCAAAAAGAACCTGCAATTACAATAAAGGCAACTATAATTGCTATAAAAATTATTTTTTTAAAAAGTTGATGAATATTGTAGGATTTAGTACTATTTACATCAGAAACTGTAATTACTAATCTATTATTTAATATCTTCATCTAAACTTTTCTCAATTTTCAAAAATTTTTCAATTACCAAAAATGAACCAAAGATTAAATACTCTTCATCTTCATTTATTTCATTTTTAAATACATCTGTTATTATATTCAATTTAGCACAAACATTCATTAAATCACTCTTTTTTACTACTCTTTTATCATCTAAAGGTAGTATATACAACTTTTTTATTATAGGATTTAATATTTGTAAAACTTTTTTATAATCTTTATCTGCATAACTATTATAAACTAAATTAATTTTCTTATTTTTAAATTCTTCCAAAATGCTTCTTGCGGCAAGAGGATTATGTCCCACATCTAAAGTAATATTATTTTTATACTTTTCACATCTACCATTTAATTTCATAGTTTCAAATTTTTTGACATCTACATCAAAATTTAAATATTTTAGTGCACTTATTACTAAAGAGATATTTTTTAATAAATATTTTGGGAAAAAGTTTTTTAAACTACTTACATCAATTTTAAAATCATCAAGGTATAGTAACTTTATATTTCTTTCTTGTTCAATAGTTTTTGCATGTAAATAGACTTCATCATGTATTTGAGAGCCGACAATCATTACTTTATCACAAGCACGCATTTTTGTTAAAGAAATTTCTTTTATACTATTTCCAAGAAATGATTGATGATCTAAGTCAATGGTAGTTATAAGTGACAAATCATTTATAGCAACATTTGTAGCATCAAATTCTCCTCCAAGTCCAGCTTCTAAAATAAGATAATCTCGGTTAGAACTTAAATAAAAAGCTAAAAGTGTTGTGTACTCAAAATATGTTAATTTTTCTAGTAAATGGATATCTAAAATATTTTGTAAAAAAAGATGAGCTTCATCAAGTAGTGAATCATTTACATCAAAATCATTTATCCAAATTCTTTCATTAAAGTTTGTTATATGGGGAGAGCTATAATGTAGAACATCTTTACCAATACTTGTTAAGTATTTAGCTAAAAATCTTCCAGTGCTTCCTTTTCCATTTGTTCCAACAATATGTACAAGAAAGGGCAATTTTATGCTTTTTCTTAAAACTTCAAAAGAGTTTTGTACTATGGTAAAATCTATTTTATCATAGTACATAGTTTTATATTGTAAAAACTCTTTTAAAGGTATTTCTTTAAAATTAATCTTCAAGGTCAGGTTTTTTAAATGATAATATTGCTATTTTCGAAATAACTTCATCCAAAGCTTTTGAACTTGCAGCCTTAATTGCTTCAAATCTTTTACTATCAGAAATTGTTCCACCACTATCAATAGAAAAATCATAAGTACCAGAAACATTAAAATTTCTTTTTAACTTTTCTTTTATATTGTTATATTGAACATTTATAGTTGATGTTGCTTTATATAGTTTTGAGTAACCATCAGTATCGTACTGTAAAGTAGAAAAACCAGTAGAGTTTAATCTTATTACAACAATTGTATCAGCTAGTTCTTTATTATTCACTAATTTTGCATCTAATTTATGAACCAATAGTTCATTCATAGCATCTTTTATCAATACTGAGTTTTTTGGATCTTCTATATTAACTTTTAAGTCAACAAATACATTTCCTTGGATCTCTTTTTTTGCATAATATGAACCTGGTTTATAACCGCAAGCTACAAATACAAACCCAATCAAAACTGCTAATACAACTGATTTTAATCTCATAATTATCCCTTAATTACTAAGTTTACCAATTTATTTGGAACAACTATTTCTTTTATAATTTCTTTACCATCAATCCATTTAGAAGATGCTTCTTTAGCTATTTCTAAAACTTCTTCTTTTGAAGCATTTGGGGCAACTTCTATCTCTGCTCTTTTTTTACCATTTATAGTGATAGCTATTGATATAGTATCAGATACAAAAACCTCTTCTTTTACTTTTACATCATTATTGAAATTTTTTAATTCAAATAGCTCATTTGATAATTCCCAACAAAGATGAGGAATAATAGGTTCTAAAATATTTGTTAAAATATAATATCCCTCTGCCCAAACTGTTTTATTATCTTGTGCATTTAAAGCGTTTAAGGCTTCCATTGAGGCTGCAATTAATGTATTGAAGGCATAAGTTTTAGAAAATACTTCATTTGACTTTTGCAGAGCTTCATATACTTTTTTTCTAGCTTCTTTTTCTTCTTTGCTCAAAGAATCATGGTCAATTGAATTTATTTCATCTATTGAAATACCTTCAGCCATTTCAACTTTTGCTGTAAATCTTTTGATAAATTTAAATGCTCCATCAACGGCGCTATCATTCCAATCAAGTTCTTTAGTAGGAGGCGCAGCAAAAAGCATAAATAGTCTTGCAGTATCTGCTCCATATTTTTCAACAATTTTATCAGGATCTACAACATTGCCTTTAGATTTTGACATCTTTGCACCATCTTTTAAAACCATACCTTGAGTAAGAAGTCTTTTAAATGGCTCTTTTGAGTTTGTATATCCTAGTTTATTTAAAGCTTTTGTGAAAAATCTAGAATAAAGAAGATGTAAAATTGCATGTTCAATTCCACCAATATATTGGTCAACATCCATCCAATAATCACTATCTTCTTTTGCAATACCTACACTATTCCATTTTTTATTATTTGTTGCATATCTTAAAAAATACCAAGATGATTGAACAAAAGTATCAAGAGTATCTGTTTCCCTTAATGCTGGTTTACCACATTTTGGACAAGATGTGTGTTTCCATGTTGGGTGATTATCTAATGGATTTCCTTCACCTGTAATCTCAACATCTTCTGGTAAGGCAACTGGAAGGTTTTCAAGTTTTTCAGGAACTAAACCACAAGAATCGCAATGAATAAATGGAATCGGTGCTCCCCAATATCTTTGTCTAGAAACTCCCCAATCTCTTAGTTTATAATTAACTTTTTTTGTTCCAAAAGAGTTTTGTTCAAAATGATAAATTATTGCTTTTTGTGCTTTTTTATTATCTAAATTTGTAAAACCTTCTGAATTAATAAGAGTTCCAGATTCAGTATAAGCTTCTCTCATATTTGAGATAATACCCTCTTTCCCTACAATTACTTGATTAATTGGCAAGTCATACTCTTGTGCAAATTCAAAATCTCTTTGATCATGGGCAGGTACAGCCATAACTGCACCACTTCCATAAGATACTAATACAAAGTTTGCAACCCAAACAGGAATTGTTTTTCCAGTTAGTGGATGAAGAACATCTAATTCTAAAGAAACACCTTCTTTAGGCATAATTGATCTATCTCTTTCGCTTACTTTTTGCATAGCTTTTATTTTATTTAGTTTATTTTCATCTAATAATTCATTTTCTACTAAATATTTTACTATTGGATGTTCTGGTGAAAGTGCTGTATATGAAACTCCATAAATAGTATCAGGTCTAGTTGTAAAGACATCAAATGAAGCAAAGTTTTTATTTAATTTGTATCTTGCATCTTTTGTAAGTTCAAAACTAAACTCTAAACCTTCACTTCTTCCTATCCAGTTTTCTTGCATAGTAAGAACTTGTGATGGCCATGAACCTTCAAGCTCTTTTAAATCATCAAGTAACTCTTGAGCAAATTTTGTTATTGCCACATAATAACCTGGCATCTCTTTTTGCTCAACAGGAGTACCACATCTCCAACAACACCCATCTTCAAGTTGTTCATTTGCCAATACAGTTAAATCATGTGGACACCAATTTACTGTAGTTGATTTTTTATATAAAAGTCCCTCTTCATACATCTTGATAATAAACTCTTGTTCCCATCTTGTATAAAGTTCATCACTAGTAGCAAATTCTCTGTTTTTTGAAAAACTTAAACCTAAACCATTAAGCTCTTTTCTCATATAGTCTATGTTTTCATAAGTCCATTTTTTAGGATGTAGTTTGTGTTTGATAGCAGCATTTTCAGCTGGCATTCCAAAACTATCCCAACCAATTGGATGTAATACATTGAAATTTGA
It encodes:
- a CDS encoding polymer-forming cytoskeletal protein; the encoded protein is MGVFGKSDKRTTEAGATIIAKGTCIIGGISTQGTVHIDGKFEGVILEADAISIGKTGEVIGDIKANHVVVSGFFDGKIDCNVMQVLAAGKVIGDFTYNDLIIEEDAKFEGRVIRRNSELKSRYNEIENRIGGFVSTKEEDISYEKPTTEKIK
- a CDS encoding folylpolyglutamate synthase/dihydrofolate synthase family protein; protein product: MKINFKEIPLKEFLQYKTMYYDKIDFTIVQNSFEVLRKSIKLPFLVHIVGTNGKGSTGRFLAKYLTSIGKDVLHYSSPHITNFNERIWINDFDVNDSLLDEAHLFLQNILDIHLLEKLTYFEYTTLLAFYLSSNRDYLILEAGLGGEFDATNVAINDLSLITTIDLDHQSFLGNSIKEISLTKMRACDKVMIVGSQIHDEVYLHAKTIEQERNIKLLYLDDFKIDVSSLKNFFPKYLLKNISLVISALKYLNFDVDVKKFETMKLNGRCEKYKNNITLDVGHNPLAARSILEEFKNKKINLVYNSYADKDYKKVLQILNPIIKKLYILPLDDKRVVKKSDLMNVCAKLNIITDVFKNEINEDEEYLIFGSFLVIEKFLKIEKSLDEDIK
- the lptE gene encoding LPS assembly lipoprotein LptE, with the translated sequence MRLKSVVLAVLIGFVFVACGYKPGSYYAKKEIQGNVFVDLKVNIEDPKNSVLIKDAMNELLVHKLDAKLVNNKELADTIVVIRLNSTGFSTLQYDTDGYSKLYKATSTINVQYNNIKEKLKRNFNVSGTYDFSIDSGGTISDSKRFEAIKAASSKALDEVISKIAILSFKKPDLED
- a CDS encoding DEAD/DEAH box helicase; protein product: MKNQLQKRLSKLYEDKLNIEKEIALLEKELNKKELNKDEKIDLFRALFISRADVYLKKWVSKDSSKESYFPVTKTFQGSDYLPLLNEDIEQHLRGKVQLSTYNISISNQCKYGVLKISKNDISKLEATLLQLNLIGNYQFDSYNDILVWFFYEENIQARDTKEFLQNIIKNANISAKIYPNVDFVNSSNFGSYIELPLHLKLRQSNKTVFFDCNSLLPFEDQWNYLENVQKIPKNLVLKIAKSNEQRTLQSWEKQNENAVEYPNFSLNITIYDYVYIKSKNLSKSFLNELKNLAVFDNPQIKILLSLRKPLFNTPKQIKNYEEDEIYLKLPRGVLGFVLRILKQNGVKYTIDDKRVENKQEYPKVKYELRDDQNLAISKVIKKDFSICVAPPGFGKTLIGAKMIELRGVNTLIIVNKNMLLDQWIQRFVDYFGMNKKDIGFLGKSKNKLTGKLDIATMQSLKNQPELINNYSFVIVDECHHIPAVTFELIIKLFCGKYVLGLSATPNRKDGLEPILFQQLGQISYEYKKKRTLTHRIKVINTDFKSQADNYAQLINEITIDKNRNELIINEVKQYTNRKILILTDRIEHINILEELLIKNNLKYVSIHGSLSKKEQQENLEQIENSNLILATTSYFGEGIDFPHLNTIIFATPISYYGRLVQYLGRVGRDGQECLAIDLLDSKNAMLNSTFKKRLEGYKQMHYKIY
- the leuS gene encoding leucine--tRNA ligase → MEYNPQEIEKKWQNYWLENNSFEPSDDTKKDKKYILSMFPYPSGRIHMGHVRNYCLGDAFARFFRKSNFNVLHPIGWDSFGMPAENAAIKHKLHPKKWTYENIDYMRKELNGLGLSFSKNREFATSDELYTRWEQEFIIKMYEEGLLYKKSTTVNWCPHDLTVLANEQLEDGCCWRCGTPVEQKEMPGYYVAITKFAQELLDDLKELEGSWPSQVLTMQENWIGRSEGLEFSFELTKDARYKLNKNFASFDVFTTRPDTIYGVSYTALSPEHPIVKYLVENELLDENKLNKIKAMQKVSERDRSIMPKEGVSLELDVLHPLTGKTIPVWVANFVLVSYGSGAVMAVPAHDQRDFEFAQEYDLPINQVIVGKEGIISNMREAYTESGTLINSEGFTNLDNKKAQKAIIYHFEQNSFGTKKVNYKLRDWGVSRQRYWGAPIPFIHCDSCGLVPEKLENLPVALPEDVEITGEGNPLDNHPTWKHTSCPKCGKPALRETDTLDTFVQSSWYFLRYATNNKKWNSVGIAKEDSDYWMDVDQYIGGIEHAILHLLYSRFFTKALNKLGYTNSKEPFKRLLTQGMVLKDGAKMSKSKGNVVDPDKIVEKYGADTARLFMLFAAPPTKELDWNDSAVDGAFKFIKRFTAKVEMAEGISIDEINSIDHDSLSKEEKEARKKVYEALQKSNEVFSKTYAFNTLIAASMEALNALNAQDNKTVWAEGYYILTNILEPIIPHLCWELSNELFELKNFNNDVKVKEEVFVSDTISIAITINGKKRAEIEVAPNASKEEVLEIAKEASSKWIDGKEIIKEIVVPNKLVNLVIKG
- a CDS encoding M23 family metallopeptidase, which gives rise to MKILNNRLVITVSDVNSTKSYNIHQLFKKIIFIAIIVAFIVIAGSFWFISFLSNEISDFKSKKEKEISLLTEKEKKLQAQNLFYSMKIKGKVKDIEELSSKLDSIEEIVGLNRDANEQIAITKATLTKITPAQKMYMLSTIPNGAPLQRISVSANFGYRIHPITHEKKFHRGIDLRAHIKTSVFATADGVVRYVQPQNTGDYGRVIILSHNFGFETVYAHLSATKVKLGDVIKKNQVIGMTGNSGRSTGPHLHYEVRYASMVLNPRDFIDWNLKKYESIFSKQRRVQWEYLVNLIKEQQKLEQL
- a CDS encoding cation:proton antiporter, which encodes MLGIIVATIFIAIFVNLLLKKFQLPTIIGYIFTGTIIAYLFGLHETAVNNHDLKEIAEFGVVFLMFTIGLEFSVNALIRMKREVFFTGTLQIIVTTLIVVLISFYILNFDFQTSMIIGTALSLSSTAIVLKTYNETRDIKKRHGQRVLGILIMQDIAVIPILLMISIFTTNSENSVLYIVLQTTIAAVILIGILYLSGKYLLEPFLTHVSETNSEELFVGSVLLIAIGASYMAHYFGFSYSLGAFIAGMMISETKFKHQVESDLIPFRNLLLGVFFVTVGMQINFEIIYLHLFTILLLLPILMVLKYCIIYLIVRLDDTKRVAFKTAFSLIQIGEFSLAILELARSANLLNATHTQILIVTIVLSMILTPLALKNLSKIASSLLPDDIMDTTNTLAVDKDLKGHVVVLGYGHLGQEIVRELKELNNDYIIIENKILFYKMGKDDNEPIIFGNAAHKHILESVNIRSSCAIIVAIDNPAQLRIVCESINELTKNTKTIVKITKTEDMKNLEGLHLEHIIVDDQVVAKALVDETKVCSIDFSHK